In Camelina sativa cultivar DH55 chromosome 16, Cs, whole genome shotgun sequence, a single window of DNA contains:
- the LOC104753991 gene encoding LOW QUALITY PROTEIN: uncharacterized protein LOC104753991 (The sequence of the model RefSeq protein was modified relative to this genomic sequence to represent the inferred CDS: substituted 1 base at 1 genomic stop codon) — translation MMKQSPCETMFSLAADLSISSEKSLTSWSDGSQREPKIMTVDKPGEYTGMCRWTIESFPRVKAKALWSEYFDVGGYDCRLLVYPRGDSQALPGYISIYLQIMDPRGTTSSRXDCFASYRLSIVNHVDDSLTIHKDSWHRFSSKKKSHGWCDFALNSSILDPKMGFLFNKDSLLITADILFLNESVSFSFDNNNEENFIAGPMPDALSGEFTWKVQNFSLFKEMLKSQKIMSPAFPAGECNFRISIYQSETNSQEYISMCLESKAAEKALVSDRSSWCLFRMSALNQKTECTHMHRDSYGRFAADNKNGDNTSLGWNDYMKMSEFVNPEVGSLLDDTAVFRASFHVIKEFSSFTTNETGHMGKFTWRVENFTRFNDLLKKREITGLCIKSKRFQIGNRDCRLIVYPRGQSKPPSHLSVFLEVTDSRSSSDWSCFISHKLSVVNQRLEEKSVIMESQNRYSKAEKDWGWRESVTLTSLLDEESGFLVQDSIVFSGEVLLLKETSLTREYVDANSVSQNEKKISFTWKVENFLAFKEIMETRKIFSKFFKAGGCDLRISVYECVQTICIYLESDQSAAGTDVENNFLIKFKMGILNQMNPDKSVWKESSIRTKTWNYSVLKFMNMPDMLEPDSGFFVRDAVVFVCEILDFSDLKGLASDGDQDALTTSPDESEEDTFRDFLSRAGVHLTFGENSSQPQVTLLEKHIMDADAIAGLLNDLRVYLDDPTKVKRMLLPTKTSCSDRSKLTKSDESSLSLMSLMMGVKVLQHAIIDILLDIMVECCNTSEEGSHCDGCVAATSETK, via the exons ATGATGAAGCAGAGCCCGTGCGAGACAATGTTCTCGTTAGCCGCGGACCTTTCCATTTCATCGGAGAAGTCTCTCACCTCGTGGAGTGACGGGAGCCAAAGAGAGCCAAAGATCATGACCGTCGATAAGCCAGGAGAGTATACAGGCATGTGCCGATGGACGATTGAGAGCTTCCCACGTGTTAAAGCTAAGGCACTGTGGAGCGAGTACTTCGATGTAGGAGGCTACGATTGTCGTCTCTTGGTTTACCCTAGAGGTGATTCTCAAGCTCTTCCTGGTTACATCAGCATCTATCTTCAGATCATGGACCCTCGTGGTACTACTTCTTCTCGTTAGGATTGTTTCGCTAGCTACCGTCTCTCTATCGTTAACCATGTCGATGATTCTCTAACAATCCATAAGGACTCTTGGCATAGATTCTCTAGTAAGAAGAAATCACATGGATGGTGTGATTTCGCCTTAAACTCGAGTATTTTGGATCCTAAGATGGGTTTTTTGTTTAACAAGGATTCCTTGCTTATCACGGCTGATATATTATTTCTGAATGAGTCTGTCAGCTTTAGTTTTGATAATAACAATGAGGAGAATTTCATAGCTGGACCAATGCCTGATGCGTTGAGTGGGGAGTTCACTTGGAAGGTACAgaattttagtttgtttaagGAAATGTTAAAGTCTCAGAAGATAATGAGCCCTGCTTTCCCAGCTGGGGAGTGTAACTTTAGGATCAGTATTTACCAGAGTGAGACTAATTCACAAGAATACATATCAATGTGTCTCGAGAGTAAAGCTGCCGAGAAGGCTTTGGTATCAGACAGAAGTAGTTGGTGTTTGTTTAGGATGTCAGCTTTGAACCAGAAGACTGAGTGCACTCACATGCATAGAGATTCTTATGGGAGGTTTGCTGCTGATAATAAGAACGGGGACAATACAAGTCTCGGCTGGAACGATTACATGAAGATGTCTGAATTTGTAAACCCGGAAGTAGGGTCTTTACTCGATGACACGGCTGTCTTTAGAGCCTCATTTCATGTTATCAAAGAGTTCAGTAGCTTTACTACGAATGAGACTGGACACATGGGAAAATTCACTTGGAGAGTTGAGAATTTCACAAGGTTTAATGATCTTCTTAAGAAGAGGGAGATAACCGGTCTTTGCATCAAAAGTAAGAGGTTTCAAATTGGGAACCGAGATTGTCGGCTTATTGTTTATCCCCGAG GGCAGTCCAAGCCACCATCCCATCTTTCAGTATTTCTTGAAGTAACAGATTCAAGAAGCTCAAGTGACTGGAGCTGTTTTATTAGCCACAAGCTATCAGTTGTGAACCAGAGGTTGGAGGAGAAGTCGGTGATAATGGAATCTCAGAATCGTTACTCGAAAGCTGAAAAGGATTGGGGTTGGCGTGAATCTGTGACACTTACTAGTTTGTTAGATGAAGAATCTGGATTTCTTGTTCAAGACTCTATTGTATTCTCCGGTGAGGTTCTTTTGTTGAAAGAGACATCTTTAACAAGAGAGTACGTGGATGCTAATTCAGTTTCacagaatgagaaaaaaatttcatttactTGGAAAGTGGAGAATTTCTTAGCCTTCAAGGAAATAATGGAAACAAGAAAGATTTTTAGCAAATTCTTTAAGGCTGGTGGATGTGACCTTCGAATTA GTGTATACGAGTGTGTTCAGACCATATGCATATATTTAGAGAGTGATCAGTCTGCAGCTGGTACAGATGTTGAAAACAATTTCTTGATTAAGTTCAAGATGGGTATTCTGAACCAAATGAATCCGGATAAAAGTGTGTGGAAGGAGTCATCTATACGTACCAAGACATGGAATTATTCTGTCCTAAAGTTTATGAATATGCCTGATATGTTAGAGCCTGATTCCGGGTTTTTTGTGCGTGACGctgttgtttttgtgtgtgaaatATTGGATTTTTCAGACCTAAAG GGGTTGGCTTCAGATGGTGATCAAGATGCCTTAACCACCAGTCCTGATGAAAGTGAGGAAGACACATTCCGAGATTTTCTTTCGAGAGCTGGAGTCCATCTCACGTTTGGAGAGAATTCTTCCCAACCACAAGTTACTCTCCTAGAAAAGCATATAATGGATGCGGATGCCATTGCTGGTTTACTTAATGACTTGCGTGTTTATCTTGATGATCCAACTAAAGTAAAACGTATGCTTCTTCCGACTAAAACATCATGTAGTGATAGAAGCAAGCTAACAAAGAGTGATGAATCTTCACTCAGCCTGATGAGTTTGATGATGGGTGTTAAAGTTCTACAGCATGCAATTATTGATATACTTCTAGATATAATGGTTGAGTGTTGCAATACTTCGGAGGAAGGGTCTCATTGCGATGGCTGCGTGGCTGCAACTTCGGAG ACAAAGTAG
- the LOC104752167 gene encoding 3-isopropylmalate dehydrogenase 2, chloroplastic, with translation MAAAALQTNIRPVKVPATFRAVSKQSPFRVRCAVASPGNKRYNITLLPGDGIGPEVVSIAKNVLRQAGSLEGVEFSFQEMPIGGAALDLVGVPLPEETISAAKESDAVLLGAIGGYKWDNNEKHLRPEKGLLQLRAALKVFANLRPATVLSQLVDASTLKREVAEGVDLMVVRELTGGIYFGEPRGIKTNENGEEVGFNTEVYAAHEIDRIARVAFETARKRRGKLCSVDKANVLEASILWRKRVTALASEYPDVELSHMYVDNAAMQLVRDPKQFDTIVTNNIFGDILSDEASMITGSIGMLPSASLSDSGPGLFEPIHGSAPDIAGQDKANPLATILSAAMLLKYGLGEEKAAKRIEDAVLVALNNGFRTGDIYSAGTKLVGCKAMGEEVLKSVDSQVPASV, from the exons ATGGCGGCGGCGGCTCTGCAGACGAATATCAGACCGGTCAAGGTTCCGGCTACGTTCAGAGCTGTCTCCAAACAATCTCCCTTTAGAGTAAGATGCGCTGTTGCTTCCCCTGGGAATAAACGATACAACATCACTCTCCTTCCCGGTGACGGCATCGGTCCGGAGGTTGTCTCTATTGCCAAAAATGTGCTTCGCCAAGCTGGATCTTTGgaag GAGTTGAATTTAGCTTCCAGGAGATGCCCATTGGAGGAGCTGCTTTGGATTTGGTCGGAGTTCCCTTGCCGGAGGAGACCATCTCTGCTGCGAAAGAATCAGATGCTGTGCTTCTTGGAGCCATTGGAGG GTACAAATGGGATAACAATGAAAAACATCTGAGGCCTGAGAAGGGTTTACTTCAGCTTCGTGCAGCTCTGAAAGTCTTTGCAAACCTGAGACCTGCTACAGTTCTCTCACAG TTAGTGGATGCTTCCACCTTGAAGAGAGAGGTAGCTGAAGGTGTTGATCTAATGGTTGTTAGGGAGCTTACAGGAG GTATTTACTTTGGAGAGCCAAGGGGCATAAAGACCAATGAAAATGGCGAGGAAGTTGGGTTTAATACTGAGGTTTATGCTGCTCACGAG ATTGATAGAATTGCTCGCGTTGCCTTCGAGACTGCTCGGAAACGGCGTGGCAAGCTTTGTTCAGTCGACAAAGCTAATGTCTTGGAA GCCTCAATTTTATGGAGGAAACGAGTAACAGCATTAGCCTCTGAATATCCTGATGTTGAGCTGTCACATATGTATGTTGACAATGCCGCGATGCAGCTTGTTCGTGACCCAAAACAG TTTGATACCATCGTCACGAACAACATTTTTGGTGATATATTATCCGATGAAGCTTCAATGATCACAGGAAGCATTGGAATGCTGCCATCTGCTAGTCTCAGTGATTCG GGACCTGGACTCTTTGAACCAATACATGGTTCTGCACCTGATATTGCTGGACAG GATAAGGCAAACCCGTTGGCAACAATTCTCAGTGCTGCAATGCTTCTGAAATACGGACTTGGAGAAGAAAAGGCAGCCAAGAGAATTGAAGACGCAGTTTTGGTTGCTCTGAACAACGGATTCAGAACTGGAGACATTTACTCCGCAGGAACT AAACTGGTTGGCTGCAAGGCGATGGGAGAGGAGGTTCTGAAGTCAGTGGACTCTCAAGTTCCAGCTTCTGTTTAA
- the LOC104753989 gene encoding uncharacterized protein LOC104753989, producing the protein MMKQSSSEAVSSSSSSAAADQSHPSVSSSSSEKPLSSSSISPAEDLQVGSSRDGSGGAQEIVAVDRPGEYTALCRWTVESFPRVKAKALWSKYFDVGGYDCRLLVYPRGDSQALPGYISIYLQIMDPRGTTSSRWDCFASYRLSIVNHVDDSLTIHKDSWHRFSSKKKSHGWCDFTLNSSILDPKMGFLFNNDSLLITADILILNESVSFSRDSNNEGQSLYKENSIAGPMPDVLSGKFTWKVNNFSLFKEMIKTQKIMSPVFPAGECNLRISVYQSVVNSQEYISMCLESKETEKTLVSDRSCWCLFRMSALNQKPGCTHMHRDSYGRFAADNKSGDNTSLGWNDYMKMSDFMNPEAGFLLDDMAVFSTSFHVIKEFSSFTKNGGLVGGRNGPGARKSDGHMGKFTWRIENFTRLKDLLKKRKITGLCIKSKRFQIGNRDCRLIVYPRGQSQPPCHLSVFLEVTDSRSSSDWSCFVSHRLSVVNQRLEEKSVTKESQNRYSKAAKDWGWREFVTLTSLFDQDSGFLVQDTVVFSAEVLILKETSLTKEYVDAESANSVSQNENNVKKSSFTWKVENFLAFKEIMETRKIFSKFFQAGGCELRIGVYESFDTICIYLESDQSAGTDVDNNFWVKYKMGILNQKNPTKSVWKESSICTKTWNNSVLQFMKVSDMLEADAGFLLRDTVVFVCEILDCCPWFEFSDLEVLASDDDQDALTTDPDDIIDSEESEGISGDEEDTFRDFLSRAGFHLTFGENPSQPQVTLREKLLMDAGAIAGFLTGLRVYLDDPTKVKRLLLPTKISCNDRSKLTKSEESSPSLMNLLMGVKVLQQAIIDLLLDIMVECCQPSEEGSHSESSLTKWPEQSEELLGLIVNSLKTLDAAVPQGCPEPRRRPNSAQKIALVLDRAPKHLQPDLVSLVPKLVEHSEHPLAAYALIERLQKPEAEPALREPVYNALTQLECDSEVWEHLLIQSFELLNDSNEETLVAGIHFTFKTASQCQHLPEAVSAVRERLKNLGADMSLCVLDYLSKTVHSWPDIAEMILRDINTDDSPVGNFATLPCGTFLIGENETASEMADLMDEHEFYANRQFFDVYILLEMLSISSLAEEASQTFERAVARGAIVAQAVAMVLEKQRVEGPDQNATSGEASFKHQDPVLEGEASEQPATGGIDFRTILNLAETLTHSRDPQVRGFVKMLYTILFKWFPDQPFRVQMLRRLVDRFTSPTSSSHDLDLDLEILAILIFQEQEVARPVLAMLKKAVEHANIDRAALWHQLRANKEELVRLKEEKKTEIQSMTKEKFSITQKLSESEAANTRLKSEMKAEIDRFAREKKDLVEQFRDVESQLEWIRSERQDEIDKLSSEKKTLLDRLHEAETQLALLKTRKRDELKKVGKEKSALTEKLKVTEAARKRFEEELKRYATENVTREDLRKSLEDQIRQLTQTVGQTKEEKREKEDQIARCEAYIDGMESKLQAFQQYIHTLESSLREEISRHAPLYGANLESLSMKELDTIARIHEEGLRQIHALQQRKGHTLSHGLPQGHTLYPTTPPQLPPMAIGLPPQLVPNGSGVHSNGHINGSVRPWFSHHT; encoded by the exons ATGATGAAGCAAAGCTCATCGGAGGCAGtgtcatcgtcttcttcatcagccGCCGCGGACCAATCTCATCCCTccgtttcttcatcttcatcggaGAAGCCTCTCTCGTCGTCTTCGATTTCTCCAGCGGAAGACCTTCAGGTTGGATCGTCGAGAGATGGAAGCGGAGGTGCGCAAGAGATCGTAGCCGTCGATCGGCCAGGAGAGTACACGGCGTTGTGTAGATGGACGGTTGAGAGCTTCCCACGTGTTAAAGCTAAGGCACTGTGGAGCAAGTACTTCGATGTAGGAGGCTACGATTGTCGTCTCCTTGTTTACCCTAGAGGTGATTCTCAGGCTCTTCCTGGTTACATCAGCATCTATCTTCAGATCATGGACCCTCGTGGTACTACTTCTTCTCGTTGGGATTGTTTCGCTAGCTACCGTCTCTCTATCGTTAACCATGTCGATGATTCTTTAACAATCCATAAGGATTCTTGGCATAGGTTCTCTAGTAAGAAGAAATCTCATGGATGGTGTGATTTCACCTTAAACTCTAGTATTTTGGATCCTAAGATGggttttttgtttaacaacGATTCGTTGCTTATCACTGCTGATATCTTGATTCTAAACGAGTCTGTGAGCTTTAGCCGTGATAGTAACAATGAGGGCCAGTCGCTGTATAAGGAAAATTCCATAGCTGGGCCAATGCCGGATGTGTTGAGTGGGAAGTTCACTTGGAAggtaaataattttagtttgtttaagGAAATGATTAAGACACAGAAGATAATGAGCCCTGTTTTCCCAGCTGGGGAGTGTAATTTAAGGATTAGTGTGTACCAGAGTGTGGTTAATTCGCAAGAATACATTTCTATGTGTTTGGAGAGTAAAGAGACCGAGAAGACTTTGGTTTCGGATAGGAGCTGTTGGTGTTTGTTTAGGATGTCAGCTTTGAATCAGAAGCCTGGCTGCACTCACATGCATAGAGATTCTTATGGGAGGTTTGCTGCTGATAATAAGAGTGGGGACAATACGAGCTTGGGCTGGAATGATTACATGAAGATGTCTGACTTTATGAACCCGGAAGCTGGGTTTTTACTCGATGACATGGCTGTATTTAGCACCTCATTCCATGTTATCAAAGAGTTCAGTAGCTTTACTAAGAATGGAGGGTTGGTTGGGGGAAGGAATGGGCCTGGAGCTAGGAAGTCAGATGGACACATGGGAAAATTCACTTGGAGAATTGAAAACTTCACAAGGTTGAAGGATCTTCTAAAGAAGCGGAAGATAACAGGTCTTTGCATAAAAAGTAAGAGGTTTCAAATTGGAAACCGGGATTGTCGACTTATTGTTTATCCCCGAG GGCAGTCCCAGCCACCATGCCATCTTTCTGTATTTCTTGAAGTGACAGATTCACGAAGCTCAAGTGATTGGAGCTGTTTTGTTAGCCACCGACTATCAGTTGTGAACCAGAGATTGGAGGAGAAGTCGGTGACAAAGGAATCTCAGAATCGTTACTCGAAGGCTGCAAAGGATTGGGGTTGGCGTGAATTTGTGACACTTACTAGTTTGTTTGATCAAGACTCTGGATTTCTTGTTCAAGACACTGTTGTATTCTCCGCTGAGGTTCTTATCTTAAAAGAGACATCTTTAACAAAAGAGTACGTGGATGCGGAATCAGCTAATTCAGTTTCACAGAATGAGAACAAcgtaaaaaaaagttcatttaCTTGGAAAGTGGAAAATTTCTTAGCCTTCAAGGAAATAATGGAAACACGAAAGATTTTTAGCAAATTCTTTCAGGCTGGTGGGTGTGAACTCCGGATTG GTGTATACGAGTCCTTTGACACCATATGCATATATTTAGAGAGTGACCAATCTGCGGGTACAGATGTGGACAATAATTTTTGGGTTAAGTACAAGATGGGTATTCTGAACCAAAAGAATCCGACCAAAAGTGTGTGGAAGGAGTCATCTATATGTACCAAGACATGGAATAATTCTGTTCTACAGTTTATGAAGGTGTCTGACATGTTGGAGGCTGATGCTGGGTTTCTTTTGCGTGACActgttgtttttgtgtgtgaaatATTGGATTGTTGTCCTTGGTTTGAGTTTTCGGACCTAGAG GTATTGGCTTCAGATGATGACCAAGATGCCTTAACCACTGATCCTGATGATATTATTGATTCTGAGGAAAGTGAGGGCATAAGCGGAGATGAGGAAGATACATTCCGAGATTTTCTTTCCCGAGCTGGATTCCATCTCACGTTCGGGGAGAATCCTTCACAACCACAAGTTACTCTCCGTGAGAAGCTTCTAATGGATGCGGGTGCAATTGCTGGGTTTCTTACTGGCTTGCGTGTATATCTTGATGATCCTACTAAAGTAAAGCGTTTACTTCTTCCAACTAAAATATCTTGTAATGATAGAAGCAAGCTAACAAAGAGTGAGGAATCTTCACCCAGCCTGATGAATTTGCTGATGGGTGTTAAAGTTCTACAGCAAGCAATTATTGATTTACTTCTAGATATTATGGTAGAGTGTTGCCAACCTTCAGAGGAAGGCTCTCACTCTGAGTCGTCTTTA ACAAAATGGCCGGAACAGTCTGAGGAGCTATTGGGATTGATTGTGAATTCACTTAAAACCCTTGATGCGGCTGTTCCTCAAGGTTGTCCAGAGCCTAGACGACGACCAAACTCTGCTCAAAAGATTGCTCTTGTTTTAGACAGAGCGCCCAAACATTTGCAACCAGATTTAGTTAGTCTGGTTCCAAAATTGGTTGAGCATTCAGAGCACCCCCTGGCTGCGTATGCACTTATTGAACGGCTTCAAAAGCCTGAAGCTGAACCAGCGTTGCGTGAACCA GTATACAATGCTCTTACCCAGTTAGAATGTGACAGTGAAGTGTGGGAGCACTTACTTATTCAGTCATTTGAGCTTCTGAATGACTCAAATGAGGAAACGCTTGTGGCGGGCAttcattttacatttaagaCTGCCTCCCAGTGCCAACACCTACCTGAAGCC GTAAGTGCAGTGCGTGAACGGCTCAAAAATCTGGGTGCTGATATGTCTCTTTGCGTCCTTGACTATTTAAGTAAAACTGTACACAGTTGGCCTGATATTGCTGAAATGATACTTCGGGACATCAATACTGACGACAGTCCAGTTGGCAATTTTGCAACATTACCCTGCGGGACATTTCTGATTGGTGAAAATGAGACTGCCTCCGAAATGGCGGATTTGATGGATGAACATGAATTCTATGCAAATAGGCAGTTTTTTGATGTCTACATTCTGCTGGAAATGTTGTCCATATCGAGCCTAGCTGAAGAGGCATCTCAAACGTTCGAAAGAGCTGTTGCTCGTGGAGCCATTGTTGCTCAGGCTGTTGCCATGGTCCTTGAAAAACAACGTGTTGAGGGCCCAGATCAGAATGCTACAAGTGGGGAAGCTTCTTTTAAGCATCAAGATCCTGTATTGGAGGGAGAGGCTAGTGAGCAACCAGCCACTGGAGGGATTGATTTCAGGACAATCCTTAATCTTGCTGAGACATTAACTCATTCTAGAGATCCTCAAGTGAGGGGATTTGTGAAAATGCTATACACAATATTATTCAAATGGTTTCCGGATCAGCCCTTTAGGGTTCAAATGCTAAGGAGACTTGTAGATAGATTCACCAGCCCTACGAGTAGCAGCCACGATTTAGACTTAGACTTGGAGATTCTAGCTATTCTGATTTTTCAGGAGCAAGAGGTTGCTAGACCCGTTTTAGCCATGCTGAAAAAGGCTGTGGAACATGCAAATATTGACAGGGCAGCCCTGTGGCATCAATTGCGTGCAAACAAGGAAGAGCTTGTCCGGTtgaaggaagaaaagaagacgGAGATTCAATCTATGACAAAGGAGAAATTTAGCATCACACAAAAATTAAGTGAATCTGAGGCTGCAAACACCCGTCTTAAG TCTGAAATGAAAGCTGAGATTGACCGCTTTGCTAGAGAAAAGAAGGATCTGGTAGAACAGTTTCGGGATGTAGAGAGTCAGCTGGAATGGATCCGATCAGAACGTCAAGATGAGATAGATAAGCTCTCGTCTGAGAAGAAAACTCTTTTGGATCGCCTTCACGAAGCAGAGACGCAACTTGCTTTGCTAAAAACTCGAAAGCGTGATGAACTTAAG aaggtaggaaaagagaaaagtgCTCTAACTGAGAAGCTAAAGGTAACAGAGGCAGCTCGgaaaagatttgaagaagagTTGAAACGGTATGCTACTGAAAATGTAACTCGGGAGGACTTACGCAAGTCACTTGAGGATCAAATCAGGCAACTGACACAGACAGTAGGGcagacaaaagaagagaaacggGAGAAAGAAGATCAGATTGCTCGGTGTGAAGCTTACATTGATGGAATGGAATCCAAACTCCAAGCTTTCCAG CAATACATCCACACACTAGAATCCTCACTTCGAGAAGAGATTTCAAGACATGCGCCACTGTACGGTGCCAATTTAGAGTCTCTATCGATGAAGGAACTGGACACAATAGCTCGGATCCATGAGGAAGGGCTAAGACAGATACATGCCCTTCAACAACGTAAGGGACACACTTTATCACATGGTCTCCCTCAGGGTCACACACTTTACCCGACTACACCGCCTCAGCTTCCTCCAATGGCGATCGGTTTGCCACCTCAGCTTGTTCCTAATGGTTCAGGGGTTCACTCAAACGGCCATATCAACGGTTCCGTCAGGCCTTGGTTTAGCCACcacacctaa